In one Streptomyces sp. T12 genomic region, the following are encoded:
- a CDS encoding acyl-CoA dehydrogenase family protein: MPQQTEENVSAAVRPGLPHVELTGFEPPLGDDERAVQQAMHQFAREVMRPAGIAIDRLSAEEVVTPDSPYWQFLKTAAASGIEFDATVDGVPPQALARLQAIVVEELGWGDAGLAVSLGAGAFPKLMAARSGNQELVDLCEGRLGCWIGTQPDRGSDGLSLYPAERHAAARQGNKGNLSARVSGGEIVISGQSSAWVSNGPVAQVGLLTIAADYGEGFFDAEGHPRGVEVIVPLDLPGVSRGRPLEKLGKRALPQGEVYFDDVKVPARFALSLGDDYWPGHASTWSSAGVAMGQIMTGLGRAAFEYALEYCHERRQGGALLADHQLVQYRLGAMARKLETMRAVSRRATDYTFLSPKKHPYYTAGSKVTCTDLAFEVADEALQLFGGYGLTREYPMEKLFRDARAARIEDGENHLLTMKFGYLTALLHRAGWARP, from the coding sequence ATGCCACAGCAGACCGAAGAGAACGTCTCCGCCGCGGTGCGCCCCGGCCTGCCGCACGTGGAGCTGACCGGCTTCGAGCCGCCGCTCGGCGACGACGAGCGCGCGGTCCAGCAGGCGATGCACCAGTTCGCCCGCGAGGTGATGCGTCCGGCCGGCATCGCGATCGACCGACTGAGCGCGGAGGAGGTCGTCACCCCGGACTCCCCGTACTGGCAGTTCCTGAAGACGGCGGCTGCCTCCGGCATCGAGTTCGACGCGACGGTCGACGGGGTGCCTCCTCAGGCCCTGGCCCGCCTGCAGGCCATCGTCGTCGAGGAACTCGGCTGGGGCGACGCCGGCCTGGCCGTCTCCCTGGGGGCCGGAGCGTTCCCCAAACTGATGGCGGCGCGGTCGGGCAACCAGGAGCTGGTCGACCTGTGCGAGGGCAGGCTCGGTTGCTGGATCGGCACGCAGCCCGACCGCGGCTCCGACGGCCTGAGCCTGTACCCGGCGGAGCGGCACGCCGCCGCCCGCCAGGGCAACAAGGGCAACCTGAGCGCCAGGGTGTCCGGCGGCGAGATCGTGATCAGCGGGCAGAGCTCGGCCTGGGTGTCCAACGGACCGGTCGCCCAGGTCGGCCTCCTGACGATCGCCGCCGACTACGGCGAGGGGTTCTTCGACGCGGAGGGCCACCCGCGCGGCGTGGAGGTCATCGTGCCGCTGGACCTGCCGGGGGTCAGCCGAGGCAGGCCGCTGGAGAAGCTGGGCAAGCGAGCCCTGCCCCAAGGCGAGGTCTACTTCGACGACGTGAAGGTGCCCGCCCGCTTCGCCCTGTCGCTCGGCGACGACTACTGGCCCGGTCACGCGTCGACCTGGTCCTCGGCCGGCGTCGCCATGGGCCAGATCATGACGGGCCTGGGCCGGGCGGCCTTCGAGTACGCGCTGGAGTACTGCCACGAGCGGCGGCAGGGCGGCGCGCTGCTCGCCGACCACCAGCTGGTGCAGTACCGGCTGGGCGCCATGGCCCGCAAGCTGGAGACCATGCGCGCCGTCTCCCGGCGGGCCACCGACTACACCTTCCTGTCGCCGAAGAAGCACCCCTACTACACGGCCGGATCCAAGGTGACCTGCACCGACCTCGCCTTCGAGGTGGCCGACGAGGCGCTGCAGCTGTTCGGCGGTTACGGACTCACGCGCGAGTACCCGATGGAGAAGCTCTTCCGCGACGCCCGGGCAGCCCGCATAGAGGACGGCGAGAACCACCTGCTGACCATGAAGTTCGGCTACCTCACCGCGCTGCTGCACCGCGCCGGCTGGGCCAGGCCATGA
- a CDS encoding enoyl-CoA hydratase/isomerase family protein: protein MTYKTLSLRREGRILHVDFDNAPLNLMTIEMVGELFDLAGQLVFDRETSVVVFGSANPEFFLAHFDLNDLFRAMSDPNVPQSKYDDINVVQALTTMWEALPQVTISLVDGICRGAGLEFLLGTHMRFVTPESRLCFPEASGGFLPAGGGTTRLALQIGPARAREVVLSSRDFDGEEAAAYGIVNRALPADDICGYVDDLAQRLAARSAGSVAAVNEVFTKVYNSAVDAQFSGFGVENNAMRTLLAIPAVQEYLQKFAALQDVEHELDLPATIAAQGDLTTAK from the coding sequence ATGACCTACAAGACCCTCTCTCTGCGGCGCGAAGGCCGCATCCTCCACGTCGACTTCGACAACGCACCGCTCAACCTGATGACGATCGAGATGGTCGGCGAACTGTTCGACCTGGCCGGACAGCTCGTGTTCGACCGCGAGACCTCGGTCGTGGTCTTCGGCAGCGCCAACCCCGAGTTCTTCCTCGCGCACTTCGACCTGAACGACCTGTTCCGGGCGATGAGCGACCCGAACGTGCCCCAGAGCAAGTACGACGACATCAACGTCGTCCAGGCACTCACCACCATGTGGGAAGCGCTGCCGCAGGTGACCATCAGCCTGGTCGACGGCATCTGCCGCGGCGCCGGACTGGAGTTCCTCCTCGGCACCCACATGCGCTTCGTCACCCCGGAGAGCCGCCTGTGCTTCCCCGAGGCATCCGGCGGATTCCTCCCGGCCGGCGGAGGCACCACCCGCCTGGCCCTGCAGATCGGGCCGGCCCGTGCCCGCGAAGTCGTTCTGTCCTCCCGCGACTTCGACGGCGAGGAGGCGGCCGCCTACGGCATCGTCAACCGCGCTCTGCCCGCGGACGACATCTGCGGCTACGTCGACGACCTCGCGCAGCGGCTCGCCGCCCGCTCCGCCGGCTCCGTCGCGGCTGTGAACGAGGTGTTCACCAAGGTCTACAACAGCGCGGTCGACGCCCAGTTCTCCGGCTTCGGTGTGGAGAACAACGCGATGCGGACGCTGCTCGCGATTCCCGCCGTCCAGGAGTACCTGCAGAAGTTCGCCGCTCTTCAGGACGTCGAGCACGAACTGGACCTGCCCGCCACCATCGCGGCGCAGGGCGACCTCACCACGGCCAAGTGA
- a CDS encoding thiolase family protein, with the protein MSAPPVWIAGVGMTPFGVRRDASVKDLTRDAVTEALKDAGGRLGDVDAAYFGNTCQSVLEGQLVVPGQMALRSMGFERIPVINVENACATGATALHQAVLHVRSGAADVVLAVGVEKTNVDDKRKMLGLFDGGVDVHDPDGVRAVLRELGGDVPADAGVPRSMFMDIYGALARSHMKTFGTTKRHLALIAEKNHAHAVSNPLAHFRKAMSADEILAARTVTEPLTVPMCAPLTDGAAAAIVCNEAGRARLGGSRRVRVLASVLGTGTVRSLADWEHSVSALAAQDAYEQAGIGPQDVSVAEVHDASAFGELLQTELLGFCEIGTGGAFAASGATTLGGLLPVNPSGGLESKGHPMGASGLAQIHELVQQLRGESGARQVPGARIALAENGGGMYGGEEAVAAITVLGA; encoded by the coding sequence GTGAGCGCGCCACCGGTGTGGATCGCCGGCGTGGGCATGACCCCCTTCGGTGTCCGGCGGGACGCCTCCGTCAAGGACCTGACCAGGGACGCCGTCACCGAGGCGCTCAAGGACGCGGGCGGGCGGCTCGGTGACGTGGACGCGGCGTACTTCGGCAACACCTGCCAGTCGGTCCTGGAGGGCCAGCTGGTCGTCCCGGGCCAGATGGCGCTGCGCAGCATGGGCTTCGAGCGGATCCCCGTGATCAACGTCGAGAACGCGTGCGCCACGGGAGCGACGGCCCTGCACCAGGCCGTCCTGCACGTCCGCTCCGGGGCCGCCGACGTGGTGCTGGCGGTCGGCGTGGAGAAGACCAACGTCGACGACAAGCGCAAGATGCTCGGCCTGTTCGACGGTGGCGTGGACGTCCACGACCCCGACGGCGTACGGGCGGTGCTCCGCGAGCTCGGCGGCGACGTCCCCGCCGACGCCGGCGTGCCGCGCAGCATGTTCATGGACATCTACGGGGCGCTCGCCCGGTCGCACATGAAGACGTTCGGCACGACGAAGCGGCACCTGGCGCTGATCGCGGAGAAGAACCACGCACACGCGGTCTCCAACCCGCTCGCCCACTTCCGCAAGGCCATGTCGGCCGACGAGATCCTCGCGGCCCGCACGGTCACCGAACCCCTGACCGTCCCGATGTGCGCGCCCCTCACCGACGGCGCCGCCGCGGCGATCGTCTGCAACGAGGCGGGCCGGGCACGCCTCGGGGGAAGCCGGCGCGTCCGCGTACTGGCCTCGGTCCTCGGCACCGGAACCGTGCGCTCCCTGGCCGACTGGGAGCACTCGGTCAGCGCACTCGCGGCGCAGGACGCGTACGAGCAGGCAGGGATCGGGCCGCAGGACGTGTCCGTCGCCGAGGTGCACGACGCGTCGGCGTTCGGCGAGCTCCTCCAGACGGAGCTGCTGGGATTCTGCGAGATCGGGACCGGAGGCGCGTTCGCCGCATCCGGCGCCACCACCCTGGGCGGGCTCCTCCCCGTCAACCCGTCGGGCGGGCTGGAGTCCAAGGGGCATCCCATGGGCGCCTCCGGCCTGGCGCAGATCCACGAACTGGTGCAGCAGCTCCGCGGTGAGAGCGGAGCCCGCCAGGTCCCTGGCGCACGCATCGCGCTGGCGGAGAACGGGGGCGGCATGTACGGCGGCGAGGAAGCCGTGGCCGCGATCACCGTCCTCGGTGCGTAG
- a CDS encoding helix-turn-helix domain-containing protein, which yields MVVALLAEVFGMVGTGTWSTDGLSQNRAPIAWTRKMPELHLPWTLTFPEPDRFRAAVRYRSLDELTVAEFRGGRYAGRRTDDAEGRPARIGVLINLSGRLVCRYGDGEVAVGPHDLLVWDSDLARAFDAVEPHHELSLLLPRDMVPQGLAAAAARASGPVPVGAGAGLAAIAADQLRAIVRELDHLSDAGLAIACQNFFDTLDSALVPTVEASPSASARAVLLNRVRRYVEDRLDDPELSASSVAEALDVSVRTLHLAFAGTGTTVGRWIRERRLKVCYRELAHGSGERTVTDVAFRWGFNDVAHFSRVFKQTYGITPSRVVALARRASAS from the coding sequence ATGGTGGTGGCACTGCTCGCGGAGGTGTTCGGGATGGTCGGTACCGGCACGTGGTCCACCGATGGACTGTCGCAGAACCGTGCGCCCATCGCGTGGACGCGCAAGATGCCCGAGCTGCACCTCCCGTGGACGCTGACATTCCCCGAGCCCGACCGGTTCCGGGCCGCTGTCCGCTACCGCAGCCTGGACGAACTCACCGTCGCCGAGTTCCGGGGCGGACGCTACGCGGGCCGGAGGACCGACGACGCCGAAGGACGGCCTGCGCGCATCGGGGTGCTGATCAACCTCAGCGGCCGGCTGGTGTGCCGGTACGGGGACGGCGAGGTGGCCGTCGGCCCCCATGACCTGCTGGTGTGGGACAGCGACCTCGCGCGTGCCTTCGACGCGGTCGAGCCCCACCACGAGCTCTCCCTCCTGCTTCCGCGCGACATGGTCCCGCAGGGGCTCGCGGCCGCGGCCGCCCGCGCCAGCGGCCCCGTGCCGGTCGGTGCGGGAGCCGGTCTGGCGGCGATCGCCGCCGATCAGCTGCGCGCGATCGTCCGCGAGCTGGACCACCTCTCGGACGCGGGACTCGCCATCGCCTGCCAGAACTTCTTCGACACCCTGGACTCCGCGCTCGTACCCACCGTGGAGGCGTCCCCTTCGGCGAGCGCCCGCGCGGTCCTGCTGAACCGGGTCCGCCGCTACGTGGAGGATCGTCTCGACGACCCGGAGCTGTCCGCCTCGTCCGTCGCGGAAGCACTCGACGTCTCCGTGCGCACGCTGCACCTCGCGTTCGCCGGCACGGGCACGACGGTGGGGCGCTGGATCCGCGAGCGGCGCCTGAAAGTCTGTTACCGGGAACTCGCGCACGGATCCGGGGAGCGGACCGTCACGGACGTCGCCTTCCGGTGGGGTTTCAACGACGTGGCGCATTTCAGCCGGGTCTTCAAGCAGACGTACGGCATCACGCCGAGCCGTGTCGTGGCGCTGGCGCGCCGCGCTTCGGCCAGCTGA
- a CDS encoding MarR family winged helix-turn-helix transcriptional regulator, with product MNDTPAWLSPAEQHAWRAFIRLHQKLSARLERDLKAHKLSGADFQILVALTDTSDGRQRFQDLAHTIEWEQSRLSHQIARMAKRGLVAREECAEDGRGAFVAITPAGRKTIEAAAPHHVATVRRLVIDVLSPDELATFASLSNLILEQLDNEPP from the coding sequence ATGAACGACACACCTGCATGGCTGAGCCCCGCCGAGCAGCACGCCTGGCGGGCCTTCATCCGCCTGCACCAGAAACTCTCGGCCAGGCTGGAACGTGACCTGAAGGCGCACAAACTGTCCGGTGCCGACTTCCAGATCCTCGTCGCCCTCACCGACACCTCCGACGGCCGGCAACGATTCCAGGACCTCGCCCACACCATCGAGTGGGAACAGAGCCGTCTGTCCCACCAGATCGCCAGGATGGCCAAACGCGGCCTGGTGGCCCGGGAAGAATGCGCCGAGGACGGACGCGGTGCCTTCGTCGCCATCACACCGGCCGGCCGCAAAACCATCGAGGCCGCCGCACCCCACCATGTGGCCACGGTCCGCCGCCTGGTCATCGACGTCCTCAGCCCGGACGAACTCGCCACCTTCGCAAGCCTCTCCAACCTCATCCTCGAGCAACTGGACAACGAGCCACCGTGA